The region GCGAGTCTCCCTGGTGGCAATTGTGGATATCCACTCCATTTTCTTTGAGAGTTTTAACGATGCGGGCTTTCTCTTTGGGGTTGCTGAAGGGATTTCCAAAGATTAGATAGGCCTGGATCAGGTTGCCGCCGTAAGAGTCCCTTGCGAGTGCCGGGATAAACGTTCCTCTTAATCCCTCTAGCAGCTTTTCGATCAGTTCGGCCAGCTGGCTTTCATCGTACTGATGACTGCTTAGTAGCTGAAAAAAGAGCTTTTCTGCAGCGCTTTGTCTATACACCACCGGGATATAGGAAAAATAACTTAAGATAGCATCGATGCGCTCACTCACCGGAGTATTGGGTGTTGCAGCGCATTTGAGCAAAAACAGGGGGAGTTCTTGATGCGGGTGATAAAAAATGTGGTTGCTGCCCGCTATGAGTTTGAATATCTCCTTGTAGTCGCTGGTTTTGAAATTCCATGAGCGAGCCAGGCAGTCAAGGAAGGTGGAATTGCAGTGGCTTTTGGCGTTGGATGCGCATCCCTTTTTGAGGAGGAGGGAAAGCAGGTTAAAAAAATGTTCTCTATTCCAGGGGTAATAGCAAAGGCAGTGCAGCGGTGTGAATCCGGTAGCATATTCGCTCACATCCACCCCAATGTGCTGCTTGATTTGTGCAAGGGCGGTATCATACTCGCCTCTTTTCAATGCGATGTGCAGAGCTGTTGTTCCGCTCAGAGGATCCCTTGTGAGATTTTGCTGAACAACTGCATCAATGCGCAATTTTTTCAGGGGGGGATCGAGCCTTGCGAAGCGCGGCTGGTATGCTTTCCGGTTTGTAGCCGCTGTTTGATCGGCGGTCGTTAACGAGGGTGTATTTGAAATAGGGAGGAAGAAGTTGACTTGCATATATATAGATAATTGATAGGGTTTAGAAATTATTTAGGAAAGATGAGGTGTCTTTAGAGGTTCTCATCTTGACGATCTTTTGCCGGGGACTCTCACATTCTCATCGGATCTTCTGCCCCAAAGGGGTCTGTTTCCGAGGAGATTTGTGAAGGAATATTTGCGCCATCGCCCGCGTGGAATGTTCGATATTCTTCGATCAGTTTACTGCGCCTCGCAGAGCGGTGCGCTTTTTTGATCTTGCGTGCAATCTCTATCACAATGTTGTGGTCACTCAAGGGCATCTGCTCTTTAAGCAAAGCAACGATGAGACCCAATTCCAGTGATGAGAAGCTGGCAACAGGACAGTTGGATGCCTGCTGTTGTTTTTGATCGACGATAAAAGGAGCGTTTTGCCCTGTGACCTCCTGTATCCTCTCAAGAAAGTGCTCCCTTATGAATGAGTAGAGATGAACGCCTTCATGAGCCTGCTGAAAGACGGTGTTCATCTTTTCATCGGAGAGGACGTGGCGACTGATCCCGGAGCGGCGTGTCAGGTCATCCCCTCTGTTGCAAAAGAACACTTCGGCGCCTCTGAAGAGAAGGCCTATCATGTGATTGGCTTTGGGGTCGTCGGTTTTCAGGCTTGAAACGACAGCATGAAGACCTTGAATCTCGAGGAGAGTGGTCAATGTGTAGTCCCCGCTGTTTTGAATGAATGCGTGATTCAGCACACCGCCGGCTTTCCTTAGGAGATTAATCCACGCTGTCTGGTCCAATTCTCGAAGAGTTTTTTGGGCAGGATCTGATACTTGCGAGGCGATCGTTTGAAGAAAGCTGTCTGCGCTCTCTGACGATTGCGCTTTAGACTCATAAAACTCCAAAGCGTCTGTCTCAAGCCACCTGAAAAAATCCTTGAATGAACCTCTGGCACCGGAGAGTTCCACGCTGCCACTTTCGTCATCCCAGGATAAATCCACGGAATAACAGTTAGCTATCAGTTTCATGAGCAGAAATTCCCGGTACCAATCCTGATTGGTCACAAGGCGCATAATCTCTGTAATCTCATTTCCAGCAAGCTTGTGCCGTATCAGGTATTCAATCACCGCTACATGGGTGGGAGAGGAATCGTCTTCACTCCGGGTAATTGTGCATTGAATGCCGTAGGCCATCAGGTGTCTGATGAGCTCCTTTTTGAAATGAAATGAGTTCCTGAAAGCTATGATACATTCAAAAACGGAGCCTTCCGATGTGCATTTTTTCGTGCTGACTCCGTGCTGATGAAGAATGTGAATGATCCGGGCCAACTCTTCCGCTCCGGTGTAGCAGTTGCTGAGGGCGTAAAAGCAAAGGTTGGCCTCTTTTTCATCTAGGGCCTCAGCGGGGTTGAAATCTTCTCCAAACGCATTCAGTAACCCCTCTGTCAATTCAGCTATTTCTCCTGAACCAAATTCAGAGCTTTGAAGCACTGTGCGGAAAAGTCGTTCAGCAGCCTGCTGCTTGAGCTCCATTGGGATGAAATTAAAATAGTTTTTGATGATTGCGACTCTTGTGGGGATTGGAACTGAAAAATGGGCTTCGGCGGTCTCCAGTAGAAACTGAGGCAGGTCGCTCTTCGGATCGTAAAAAACATACCCCTTTGAGGCGATGGTCTTGCAAATTTCGTTATAGTGATCGGGGGAGAGGGAGTTCGAATTGGCTAGGTAATCCAAAAATGTCTTGCCGGAAGTGGTTTTGACGTTTGGCTGGCAGCCTCCATTTAGGAGTGAATTGAATAAGGAAAAAAATTGCTCGCTGGTCCATGCGCAGCAAAAAAGGCAGTGCAGGGGTGTCCAACCTGTTTTGAGTTCAACGACATTGAGCCGGCTGTGTTTTTTCATTATGGCTAAAGCATCCTCATATTGCATCTCTTGAAGAGCGATGTGTAGGGGAGTGGTGCCTGTCGCGGGGTGTAAGGGCAGAGGGGTTTTGATGATCAATGAGTAGTAGCGCGGCTTTTTGTTGGCAGCTTGCAGGTCTGGCAGGTTCCTCTCCAATGCCCTTTTTTTTGTCTCTCTGGCGGGCAGCGTTATATTGAATGGAGAATAATTGCTTGTATTGTTTGTAAAACCTGTTGGTTGCATCTTTTTCTTTTGTTGTTCTTCTGTTTTTTTTGTTTTATTATTTGTTTTGATCAAATACTATATCACGAAATTGTTATTAAATAATAGTGTTTTAGGAGTTTTATGCAGTATTTGACATCATTAGTGAGTGCGCTTCAGGGAAATGATCTTGAACCGATAACAAAAGAGCTCAATCAATTGGTTCGGCGGTTTGAGTATCTTTCAACGCTTGAACCCGGGGACAACCTGCAGCCGACGACATGGGGAAGAGCTTGGTTAACCCGCCCTATATCAGGGATGGAAGAGTGTCCTATCCAGAAAACATTCAGTCTCGGTGTCGGCCTCTACTCTGCAGCAACCGGAGCCTACTCCCAGGAAAATTTTGACAAGGTTGTCGAGTTTTATACCGGTGAGATCCATAAGGCAAAAACGCTGTTTGAAGACTCCATCACTGTCATCGCTCATTTCGGAGAGATCCAGTGCGACAACGAAGCAAAATTGCGTCTTTTGAAGGCTGGAAAAAGCGCGTTTTGGCATGTGGCTGTCGCGTGTCAGGGTCTGCACATTTGGGCGGAGACGCTCTCGCAGGCATTCGTTAGCGATCACGAAGCCCGAGATTACAGAGTGAAGGCGATCAATGGCCTTTTCCTGCAGCAGAACGTAGCCATTTGCAAAATTTTCAAAAAATGCCTGCAACTTTTCCCCCAGGCTATCGACGCTCTTGCCGACAAGGTGGAGCCGCAAGTAGAGACCACTCCTTTGCTGATTGAAGCGGTTGCAGATGACAATTCTTCCAATTTTGAGCGCGAAGCGCTATTTGCCACTAGAGCCGCCGGCGAATGTGTTATTGTAACAAGAAATTTCATCAAAAATTTGATGAGGTATCAGCCGGAGTTGCTCTCTCATGAGCACAGTGAAAGGTATGAAGAGAAACTGCAGATCAAAGCCTACCGTTCATTGATGGAAAAAGGGGAATTCGTCTTGGGAGCGCTGGAAGCGCTGCCCGAGGAAATTGATTTTGGCAATGCCAATATAGATGCCGTTATCCACACTATTGACACTCTGCATGCCCTCTTTGTCAAAGGCGAGGGCGGTGCCGTAGCTGTTGAGTTTATTGCCGAATTAATCAAAGCAACTGTCGATATCGACTTGGAGAAGAGAGGGAAAATTCTTGATCTTCTGCGCTCAGACGAGTGTAGGTATTTTCCTCAATCTACGACAACGCTCTGGCAGATTTTGGCCATGCAGATGGTTACCTCCCGCTTTGTGATGCCGCTTGGTGAGCTGATGAAACACGCAAAGAAGCATCCGCTGCTAGTGGGAACCACCGCAAAGATCAAGCAACTCTGCGATCTTTTCTTAGTTGCCGCCGATTTGACCAATAAATCGCACAGCTAAGAGCGCTATAGGGCAGGCCGGCCACAAGCCGGCTTGTCCTCTCTTGAGAACTATTTCTTCTTACACTAAAGTGTCTTCCGGTTATTTCAACCAATCGTCTATTTATTTTGTTAACAAATGGGTAACTAAGGAGAATTGTATGGCACTTGATCCGACAACTTTACCATCGGCTTTGGTCTTTTCCGATGAGGGACCGAGGGGTGCCTGGGCTAGTGTGCAGCTGAATAAGCACGACCTCCCATCCCACGAAAAGGTGCTTGCAGCGGGCAATTTTGGCCTGATGCCCTACCAGAGGGAAACCAATCTCTTTTTAAAATCCGTAGGCCTTCCGGAAGCGTGCTATATCGAGCAGCCTGAATTCGAAGGATTCATGAAAAGATACTTCATCCTGACTGTTTCTCACGAAGACTTTGAGACAAAAATCGAGAGCGCAAGACAGTCAAATTCCAAGATGGAGGTTATACAGAAGCTTGCTGCTGAGGCGTTCTTGAATTAATAAGGCGAGGAAGTTCTAACTTCGTCCCCGCTGGCGGCCCTCCCTTTTGGGAGGCGGCCCTCCCTTTTGGGAGGGCCGGTAGTAAAAGATCGCGTTTAATGCGATCAGCAGACAACTTTCTTTCCGGAAATCGCCTGTTTGAAAGTCCTTCCCAGGAAGAGGGCCGTGACCAGCCAGAGGGCGAGCAGGGGAAACCCGATGCATCCACTCATCAGGAGATAGTAGCTTCGTCCGGTTATCGCACCAAAATATGACTGAAGGGGGCTGAGCAGCATATTGAAGAGAGAACCGGCCTCTTTAGATGCCCTTGAACCAAAGGTTTCGATCCAGGCCTGGGCTTTGAAGCGCGCATCTTGGGATGTGGGGATATAGAGTTGTTTCAGGGCAGGGCCGTTCAAGGCATAATTGATTGCTTTGGAGCCGACCATCAGAGCAAAAAGAAAGTTCAGACTGTCGATGGTCAGGAAGCTGAAAAGGGCCCCTCCGACGATCAAGGGCATCAACGCCAAAGCTGTACCCACTCCCAGAAAGCGCGTGATGTTGCTGATTCCGAGCAGAAGGCAGGTTAAGGAAACGATGTTCACCGATGAACCGTACAAGCTTAAGTAGTGGCTAAGCTCAACCCCCGAGTACAGGCTTCCGGCAGCGATTTTGAAATTGAAATCAAATATTGTCACAATCACTTCATAAATGAAGTTTACGGCAAACATCCCCAGAAGATAGCGATGCTTAAGCATCAGCTTAAGCCCCTCTAAAAATCCCGGCTCCTGCGCATTTTCAGCCTCTTCTATGTTTGTTCCTTGAAACGACTTCAGCAGGTTTATTGGGGTCACCTTTAGAAAGTGCCGGACAAGGGGGATGATACTCAGTGTAAAAAGGCCCAGTATAGCCATCGAGAGTCCATCGTTTGGTAGGCCCAGACGGTGGGGCAATCCACCGATGCTGTAGGGGAATATGATGCCGCCGATCTGTCCGATGGCAACAACTAGGGGAAAACCGCGCCTCGCTGAAAGGGGTTCGGTGGTGTCGGATGCAAAGGCCCAAAAGAGTGCTACCACGAGCGAACCGAAGCTCTCGACAAAGAGGTACCAAAGATAACCAATGAGCTGCACGAGGATGGAAATCGAGAAAGAGAGAGCCTTCATCTCTTGAGGCGATTTTTCCACAAAGGGCATCAGAGAGGCAAATAGCAGCACACCCGCACCGTAAAACGAGGGAAGAATGATCAGCATTTTTTCTCTGGAGGTTTTCTCCAGGAGCTTTGTGTAGAACATGACAAGAGGTAGAAGCGCGACTACAGAGGCAGTCTTGGCATAGGGCAGCGAAAGTTTACCCACCAGATGAATGAAAACGGCGTCCTTTAGAGGGCGCAGGGTCCAATACACCCCGATAATGAGGGCGAAGATGAGCCCCATGCGCAGGAATTTTTTAAACTCCTCTCTTTCGAAATCTCCAAAATTGAATCGGCAAATTTTCTGGAGGCAATTTAGTAGAGTGTTGCTAATCATAGAATGAATCCTTGGATAATTAAAATCGCCCCCAAGCATAAAGAGGTCGTTCAATTTCTGTATTGTCGATATAATCGCTTTTCAATATCGATAAAACGGATATCCAGATGAACCGATTCAATGACTTGAGGCTATCAGATCTCTCTCTCTTCATCACAGCTGCCAGAATGAGCAGCTTAAGTCGAGCGGCCTCCCATCACCATTTGAGCCAGAGCGCCGCAAGCGCTGCAATCCAAAGAGTCGAGAGAGCTCTTGGCAAAGGGCTTTCCACCCATGAGAAGAGACGGTTTTCCCTGACAAAAGAAGGAGAAGCGCTGTTACCGAAGCTCGAAGGGTGGCTCTCCAGTTTGTCTGAGTCGATGCAGAGCGTCGATCATATGCCTTTAAGGATTGCGACGACTCACGCCATAGCGAGAGTCGCCGCAGCTTCGGTACTCGATATCGACAAGATCAATTTAACTTTGATGAGGCCTGATGCAGCATATGGAGCGGTTTTGCGCGGGGAGGCGGATATCGCGATCGTTTTGGATAATGCCCCATGGGAGGGAGTGGAGGCCGTTGAGGTAGGTTCAGGGCTGTTTCGCCTGTTTTCAAAGAAGAGAAACGCCCCCTTCGGATCCGTGCTTTTACCGGAAGATCAGATCGAAGTGCTGACGATGCAGCAGAGATGGCAGCAGATGCATGGAGGCCCTGTTCCCGTTAAAGCACGCTTTCCCAGTTGGTCTTTAATTGCCGACATATGCCGCAGCAGCCATGAAATCGGGTTTCTGCCCGAATTTTTGGCAAGGCAGATTGGCCTGCATCCCGTGCGTTGGCAGCCGGGCGGATCCAGCTACCGGGTACTTGTTCTCTATAGGGCAGGAGGGGAGCTGTTCCAAAAGCGGGTGGATCGCCTTTGTCTTGCCTGGCGCTCAAGCTTCGGTGGCAAAAAGAGAGAAAACTCTACCACCCGCCGCCCAAAGACTTGTAAGTAGATACAACGCTCTGGAAGATGTTCCCTTTTGATTCAGCAAGACGCTCTTCGGCCTCTAATGCCTTTTCAGAGGCTGTCAGGACGCGTGTATAGTCGGCCATCCCTTCCACATATTGCGTATTGGCAAGCGATGTGGCGCGTCTTGCCGCTTTGGCCATCTCCTCTAAGACGGTGACCTGATCGTGGAAATAGACGAAGGCTGCGAGGGCGTTTTCCGCTTCGGCATAAGCACTCAGCACGCTGTTTTCAAGTTCGGAGAGAAGCGAGTAGTAGATTGCCTTTTGGCGGATGACCTGATTTTCCAGCCTGCCATAGTTGAGGATGGGCCATGAGAAGCTGGGGCCGTAGCTGAAAAAGAGGCTGTCGGATGAAAAAAACTTTCTGTCGGCTTTCGTTGATTGTGTGGAGAAGGCGGACTCGAGACCGATCGAGCCGCTGATCGAAAGGCTGGGATAGAGCTCTGACTCCGCGATGCCGATTCTGGCAAGGCTCGACCTTGCGATCAGGGTCGCTCGCCTGATATCAGGACGTCGGCAAAGAAGGTCTGCAGGAACTCCGGCTGCCATCTGCAGAGGAGGGGGTGGAAGCGGATTGAAATTGCAGGAGAGATTCCTCATTGTTTCAGGACTTTTGCCTGTCAAAACAGCCAGGGAATTTTCGGCATTGACCTTTTCCAGGAGTAGCAGCGGCTTTCTGGCTTCTGTCTCTTTTAGCAAAGCTTTCGCCTGCTGAACGTCTAAATCGGTGACATAGCCTGCTTCGAATCTGGCTGATGCAATTTCTAGTCCTCGTGCCTGGATGCGGATGTTGTCATCTAAAATCAGTAGCCGCTCTTCGATGGTTTTTAAACGGAAGTAGGCCGAGGCGACATCGGCAGTGAGGATCACAAGGAAATCTCGGTAGTCTTCGATGCTAGCCGAGTAGTCCGCTTCGGCCGATTCGATGCCGCGTCGGAACTTTCCCCAAAAATCGAGCTCCCAGGAAGACTGGAAGCCGAGGAGCGCGTCTTTGAATTTCAGATCGGCAAGCTGGGTGTTCGGACCGTTTTTGGAAAGCTGTATATCGTAATGGGAGCCGAATGCTCTTTGCTGCTGCGGGAAGAACTCCCCGACGGCGATCCCAAGAGCGGCCCTTGCTTCTTCGATGCGCCAAGCCTTGGCGGTGAGTGTGGCATTGGAGAGGCGAGCCGTCTCGATGAGGTAGGTTAGCGTGGGGTCATCGAATTGAGTCCACCAATGGCTTAAGTCTTCTTCGCCGCTTGTGACACGGGCATTGTCTTCAGTCCATTCATGGTAAGATGTCACACCGGGTGATTTCCAGTCCGGGCCTACTTTGCCGCACGATGTCGTCAGACAAAATAGCGTAGGCAACGAAGCGATGAGGGCGCAGAGTCTCTTAGTGTTCAACGGGGGCCTCCTGGTCGCTTTCGATTTTATAGAGAATCGCGTACAGGACAGGTGTTAAAATCAGCGTCAGAAGCGAGCCGATGGCAAGCCCTCCCATGATGGAAACGGCAAGTCCTACCCAAAAAACGTCCGACAGCAGCGGAATCACTCCCAAAAATGTTGTTCCGGCCGCCAGCATCACCGGTCTTGCTCTTTGGATGGTCGCTTCGATGATCGCCTCGCGTCGGCTCATGCCTTTTTGTAAATTCTCTGTGCAGGCGTCGATCAAGATGACGATGTTCTTGTTCATCATCCCGGCGAGGCTCATCGCGCCCAAGAGGGCAACAAACCCGAAGGGTACATTGAAAAGAAGAAGGCCGAAGGTGACGCCGATAATTGAAAAGGGGATCACCAAGAGAATGAGGGTGACAGGTCTTAAATCGTTGAATACTAACACCAGTATCAGAATGATCAGCATGATGGCAGGGATGACCCCCGGCACCAACTCCTTTTGTGCAGTTTTAGAGCTGTCTTCCTCACCGCCCCATTTAAGTTCAAAACCCTTGTTAAGAGGAGCGCTGAATATTTCCTTTTCGACGCTTTCCTTAAGTTCCGGAAAGGTGGCGTCAAACGTTGCCGCTCCCTGGATGGCCGTTTCCCGTTTTCTGTTATAATGAATGATCAGAGGATCTTCCCAGTTAAAGGCGACATCGGTAACGACTTGAGTCAGTGGTGT is a window of Estrella lausannensis DNA encoding:
- a CDS encoding LysR family transcriptional regulator; translated protein: MNRFNDLRLSDLSLFITAARMSSLSRAASHHHLSQSAASAAIQRVERALGKGLSTHEKRRFSLTKEGEALLPKLEGWLSSLSESMQSVDHMPLRIATTHAIARVAAASVLDIDKINLTLMRPDAAYGAVLRGEADIAIVLDNAPWEGVEAVEVGSGLFRLFSKKRNAPFGSVLLPEDQIEVLTMQQRWQQMHGGPVPVKARFPSWSLIADICRSSHEIGFLPEFLARQIGLHPVRWQPGGSSYRVLVLYRAGGELFQKRVDRLCLAWRSSFGGKKRENSTTRRPKTCK
- a CDS encoding efflux transporter outer membrane subunit codes for the protein MNTKRLCALIASLPTLFCLTTSCGKVGPDWKSPGVTSYHEWTEDNARVTSGEEDLSHWWTQFDDPTLTYLIETARLSNATLTAKAWRIEEARAALGIAVGEFFPQQQRAFGSHYDIQLSKNGPNTQLADLKFKDALLGFQSSWELDFWGKFRRGIESAEADYSASIEDYRDFLVILTADVASAYFRLKTIEERLLILDDNIRIQARGLEIASARFEAGYVTDLDVQQAKALLKETEARKPLLLLEKVNAENSLAVLTGKSPETMRNLSCNFNPLPPPPLQMAAGVPADLLCRRPDIRRATLIARSSLARIGIAESELYPSLSISGSIGLESAFSTQSTKADRKFFSSDSLFFSYGPSFSWPILNYGRLENQVIRQKAIYYSLLSELENSVLSAYAEAENALAAFVYFHDQVTVLEEMAKAARRATSLANTQYVEGMADYTRVLTASEKALEAEERLAESKGNIFQSVVSTYKSLGGGW
- a CDS encoding NTP/NDP exchange transporter; the encoded protein is MISNTLLNCLQKICRFNFGDFEREEFKKFLRMGLIFALIIGVYWTLRPLKDAVFIHLVGKLSLPYAKTASVVALLPLVMFYTKLLEKTSREKMLIILPSFYGAGVLLFASLMPFVEKSPQEMKALSFSISILVQLIGYLWYLFVESFGSLVVALFWAFASDTTEPLSARRGFPLVVAIGQIGGIIFPYSIGGLPHRLGLPNDGLSMAILGLFTLSIIPLVRHFLKVTPINLLKSFQGTNIEEAENAQEPGFLEGLKLMLKHRYLLGMFAVNFIYEVIVTIFDFNFKIAAGSLYSGVELSHYLSLYGSSVNIVSLTCLLLGISNITRFLGVGTALALMPLIVGGALFSFLTIDSLNFLFALMVGSKAINYALNGPALKQLYIPTSQDARFKAQAWIETFGSRASKEAGSLFNMLLSPLQSYFGAITGRSYYLLMSGCIGFPLLALWLVTALFLGRTFKQAISGKKVVC